The following nucleotide sequence is from Gymnodinialimonas phycosphaerae.
GCATCGCTCAATCGGGCGCGCAGTTGCATATAGCGTGGGCCGGTGCCGGACAGGATAGGCGGGGCGTCGCGCAGGTATTCGGTGATCGTCATCGCGCCGGGTCCATCTGCGCGGCCAGCGCGAGAGCACCGTCGAGAGCCGTGCCTGCGGGGGCCGCCAATTGTGCCGCGAGGTCGGGCGAAAGGTACGGGGCGTAGTGGGTGGCAAGACCGCCAAGGGGGCAAATCCGCTCTGGGTGTTGCCAGCCGAGGTGGCGCAACCGGTGGTCGATGTGCCGGGCGCCTTCCTGCATAAGGGTTAGCGCCACCGGGTCGCCCTCTTGGGCGGCAGCGGTGATGTCGGGGGCTAATGCGGCGAAATCGCTGGGTTTGGCGCGGCTGGCAAAGGCGACGATGTCAGCAGGCGAGCCCACGCGCGCCGAGAGGGCCCGAGTCAGTGGTGTCGCCGCGCGCAGGCCGTCGTGAACATCCAACACGCAGCGCAAGGCTTGCCGCCCAAGGACCGCGCCCGAGGCGTCGTCGCCAAGGACGAAGCCCCAACCACCGATCAAGCGGTCGACCCCGCCCGTACGGCGACCCATGAACGACCCGGTGCCGATGCCGATCACGCAG
It contains:
- a CDS encoding BadF/BadG/BcrA/BcrD ATPase family protein encodes the protein MSDQPLPSVIGIDGGGTHCRFALTHSGHRFDVTLAAANASTDPEGTLATLKQGLAALAKAADVPLATLAQVPAYLGLAGVMDAQMGAEIARALPLHRAVVGDDRRTAMVGALGDADGCVIGIGTGSFMGRRTGGVDRLIGGWGFVLGDDASGAVLGRQALRCVLDVHDGLRAATPLTRALSARVGSPADIVAFASRAKPSDFAALAPDITAAAQEGDPVALTLMQEGARHIDHRLRHLGWQHPERICPLGGLATHYAPYLSPDLAAQLAAPAGTALDGALALAAQMDPAR